TTGATAAAGTTAAGAATATAATGGATTTGGCAAAATCAATTGACTTTGGCAAATTGGAGGAAATCTCGAAAAAAGTGGACCTAGGTGCTGTCATGGACGCGGTCTCAAAAATGGATGATAAACAGCTTCATGGTTTAATGAAAATGCTAAACCCAGGGAAAGAAAAAAAGGAATTACCGCCTATCAATGGGGATTTCTATGATATGGATAGCAAATTGAATGGATCAGATCGCGAACTCCAGTTGAAGGTGCGTGAGTTTATGGAGGTCGAAGTGAAGCCTATCGTCAATAAATATTGGTTAAGAGATGAATTCCCTTTTGAAATAGTACCCAAGCTAGCTGCTTTGAATATATGCGGATATACCTATGAGGGCTACGGATGTATGGGAGGAAGTTCGCTGATGGAAGGTATCATTGCTGCAGAGATTGCTCGGGTAGATGCATCCGTTGCTACTTTTTTTGGTGTACAGAGTGGTTTGGCCATGGGGTCGATTTATATCTGTGGATCGGAGGAACAAAAACAAGAATGGTTGCCAAGGATGCAGCAGATGGAGGTAATCGGTGCTTTTGGTCTAACCGAACCGGAAGTTGGTTCCGGAGCAGCAGGCGGATTGACAACCACCTGTAAGAAGACTGATGAAGGCTGGATTTTAAATGGTCAGAAGAAATGGATTGGTAACTCCACCTTTTCTGATATCACGATTGTGTGGGCCAGGGATCTTGACGATGGAGAAGTAAAAGGTTTTATTGTACGTAAAGATAATCCTGGATTCTCGGTTGAAAAGATTAAAGATAAGATGGCTTTACGGATTGTGCAAAATGGATTGATTACATTAGACAACTGTATCATTCCCGAAACAGATCGTTTGCAAAACGCGAATTCTTTCAAAGATACAGGTAAAGTCCTTCAAATGACACGAGCAGGTGTTGCATGGATGGCTGTGGGCTGCGCGCGAGGAGCCTATGAAAATGCCTTGGATTATACACGCAAAAGAAAACAGTTCGGCAAGCCTATTGCATCTTTTCAGTTGATTCAAAACCATTTGGTTGAAATGCTATCCAATCTAACGGCTATGCAAACGCTAGTTTTTCGATTATCTGAACTACAGGATGCTGGACAACTACGGGATGAACATGCTTCACTGGCAAAAGTGTTTTGTTCTTTACGGACAAGAGATATTGTGTCCAAGGCGAGGGAAGTCATGGGGGGGAATGGCATCTTGCTAGAGTATAATGTCGCCAGATTCCTTGCAGATGCTGAGGCGATTTATTCTTATGAAGGCACCAAGGAAATCAATTCGTTGATCGTTGGAAGAAGTATTACAGGATTTAGTGCCTTTGTCTAAAGCTTTTTTCCGAAATTCATTTAGTACGGACTATTGATAAAAAAGGATAGGATTTTGGTATCACTAAAATCCTATCCTTTTGTGTTTTACTTGCGCTGAAATCTCATCATGGCAATATCGCCCATGATAAAAGTGAGTGTATTCCCATTGACATCATAGCTGTTCACTTTTTCTAATGTGGAAAAGAACGTTGCTTCACCATTGCCTTCACAAGCCATTTTCGTAGACATGATAGGGCCGAAGCTAATTTGTTGATCGTTTGTCTTAAATGTAGCATTGTAATTGTTGCAACTGCTATTACCATTCACTTTTCCATCCTGTATGTTGAATGTTATCGTTGGTTTGCGGTTGGGATACAGACCTTCAAAAGCAATACGTGGTCCAGAGATGTAATCGAGCTCCCAAGTTCCGCTTAAATTTTGCTTTTCCTCCATTAACTTAAATTTTGCCAAAGGAGCCATCTTTGCTTTATTTAAACTTAGAATACCATTATTTAGGCTGTAGTTGTCTGCTGTGATTAATGCCTTAGATAATGCTTGCTCAATCGACATGTCAGGGCAAGCCATCATCGTTGACATCCCTTGCGCAAACTTAATTTTTCCATTGGTTGAAAAAATAAGTTCGCCACCTATTCCGTTGCAACCCCCATTGGCGCTATAACTTTTTTCTTCCAGTTTGAGAAAAGGAACCCGACCGTTGACCTGTCCGGAGACAGCCTTTCCACCGATTTCAATTAATTGCCATTTTTTTCCAACAATGGTAGCGGATGCATTATCCGAATCCCGTTTGCCTGAATTATTTTTTAGTGCTGAACAGCTCGCCAAAGCAAGGGCAGCCATCATCAATACCACAATGTTTCTAAATCTCATCTTTTAAATTTTTATATAAAACATCATTTCTAACGTTTGGTTTTACAAAGTGCTACAAAAGGCTATTAACAAAAGAAGGCTTCCCATTGGGAAGCCTTCTTTATCAGTTATATAAATAATACTATTTATTTTTGTTTTGTTGAGCTTGTTGTTGAGCACGCATCATTTCTTCCATTTTAGACTGGAAGCTTGATTTTTTCTCAACTTTTGGATTCTTTTTATTTTCTTCCAGTTTAGCTAAGATTTTATCATCATTTACCATCGTACGAATAACTAATTGCGTCAAAAATGTAAACAATGCACTTAGGAAGTAGTAATAGTTCAGACCAGCAGGGAAGCTGTTTAGGACAAAGAAGAAAATCAAAGGCATAATATAACCCATGTATTTCATTTGACCAGTTGCGCCCGAAGTCGCATTGTTATACCAAGTGGTCAACAACGTTGTTAGCGTCATCAATATACACATCAAAGAGATGTGGTTGAATGATCCAAAAATAGGTGCAAATGTAAACAAGGTATCATAGGTAGACATATCCTTCATAAACAAGAAGCTCTGTCCTCTCAATTCAAATAAATTTGGAAAGAAATAGAAGAAAGCAATTGTAAATGGCATTTGAAGTACAAGAGGTAGACAGCCTCCAAGTGGATTCACTCCGACCTGTTTATACAACTTCATCTGCTCCTGTTGCATCAACATCTGATTGTCTTCACCGACTTTCGCTTTGATCTCATCCAACTGCGGTTTTAACACCCGCATTTTAGCCATAGATACGTATGACTTGTAAGTCATTGGCGAAAGAACCAGTTTTAACAATAATGTAAGTAACAAGATGACAATACCATAGCTCATATGGAAACCATCCAAGAAGTTAAATGCAGGCACGGTGATCCATTGATTGATCCAGCGCATAGGCCCCCAGCCCATATTGATGATGGATTGGTAATCATTGCCTTCTGCTTTCAGTACATTGTATTGGTTTGGCCCGAAAAAGAAATTCAACGAATAATTGTTGTCTTTATGGTTGTCAAAAGCCAATTCAGCATTGGTGTTGTAAAATTTCACCACATCACCTTCCGTTGCATGCTTTACATCGATTTTCGCATTAACGAATCCATTTTTAGCATTTAGGATATTTGAAAAATAATGTTGTTTGAAAGCAATCCATTGCACTTTCTTTTCCAGTGCTTCATCATCGTCCTTCGATTCAGATAAATGGTCTACTTTATTATCTTCTTGGTAATAAAGGGTAGATTTTTGTCTTTCAGATTCAATATTCTGCTCTTTTTGTCTTAGAACAGTATTCCAGTTCAATGTCAATGTTTTTTGACTCTGTGGGATCAGGTTTTGAATACCTTTTGTATTAACATCTAGAGCTACGTTGTAACCTTTTCCAGCGATAGAATATACATATTCAATATATTGATCGGCACTGTAATTCAATTTTAATTTTACCGATTGTTTACCTTCACCCGAAACTTGGATATCAGAAGATTCTGTGTTAAAGAATAAATCGTTGGTGGAGATGTTTTGTCCCGCAGCATTGAATTGGAAACCAAACTTATTATCCTCACCTTCGAAAAGCATCAAAGGTTTTCCATTGAAATTCTTTTCACCTTTTAATTCGACCGATTTCACTTTACCACCTTTTGTGCTGATTTTGGCAATGATAGCATCATTTTCAAGGGTAATGATTTTTTCAGTTCCAAATTTTGACGCACCAAAGGGTTTTTTCAGTTCAGCTGAATCTGCAATCACTGCTGTTTGCGCTGTTTTAGCTTTCGCGATAGAGTCACTTGTTACAGGCAGTCCTTTTGCTGTCTGAGCTTTCGCCTCTTGTCGCGCTTGTTCTTGTTTGATTTCTGATTCTGAAGGCTTCATCAGGTAAAATGAACCAGTGATGATGGCAAACATCAGGACCAAACCAATTAGGGTATTTCTATCCATCTTTAATAACTAAACTTAATTAATTTTATCCTTCTAATACTACTTTGATTTCTTGTTGGCCAAAGCAGCGGCTACAAAGCTAACAAAAAGTGGGTGAGGATTTGCAACAGTTGACTTTAATTCTGGATGAAATTGTCCCGCAACGAAAAAAGGATGGTTTTTCAATTCGACAATTTCAACTAATCCCGTCTCCGGGTTGAATCCCGAAGCGATCATTCCTGCTGCTTCATATTGTTTTAAATAGTCATTGTTAAATTCATAACGGTGACGGTGTCTTTCGGAAATTTTTGTTTTTCCATAAATCGCAAAAGCTTTTGTTCCTTTTTTAATTTCACAATCGTAAGCACCTAAACGCATGGTACCACCCATATTAGTGATATTTTTTTGCTCCTCCATCAGATTGATGACCGGGTTGCTGGTATTCGCATCCATTTCGAAACTATTGGCATCTTTCAATCCCAATACATTTCTTCCGAATTCAATGACGGAGCACTGCATACCCAAACAGATACCAAAGAAAGGAATATTGTTTTCGCGCACATATTTGATTGCATTTAATTTTCCCTCCAGACCACGTTCGCCGAATCCAGGGGCAACCAACACGCCATCCATGCCTTTTAGCTTTTCAGCAACATTTTCTTTTGTAACACTTTCAGCAGCAATATAGCTTACCTTTACTTTGCATTCGTTTGTTGCACCAGCATGTATAAAGCCTTCAGTAATGGATTTATATGCATCTGGAAGTTCAACATATTTTCCGACCAAAGCGATGCAAACCTCATTTGTTGGGTTTTTGAGCTTGCCGAGGAAGTTTTTCCAGTTTTCTAGATCCGGTTCGTTTTTGTTGGAAAGTTTTAGTTTCGTTAACGCCGTTTTATCCAGGTTCTCTTTCAACATAAGTAAAGGAACATCATAGATTGTCGAGGCATCGATAGATTCAACAACAGCATTGATGTTAACGTTACAGAACTGTGCTAATTTTTTACGGATTTCCTGTGATAATTTGTGTTCTGTACGGCATACAAGGATATCAGGCTGTACACCATATTCCAGCAATGTTTTGACAGAGTGCTGTGTAGGTTTAGTTTTAAGTTCACCAGCTGCGGCCAAATAAGGAACCAAAGTTAAGTGGATAACCAATGAGTTATTTGCCCCCAGTTCCCAACGCAACTGCCTTACAGCCTCAACGAATGGAAGAGATTCGATATCGCCTACAGTTCCGCCAAGTTCGGTGATAATAATATCATATTCATTCGATTCACCTAGAAGCTGCATACGGCGTTTGATCTCATCGGTGATATGTGGAATTACCTGAACTGTTTTTCCTAAATATGCACCTTCACGCTCTTGTTGGATAACGTGTTGGTAGATACGACCGGTTGTTACATTATTCGCTTGTGAGGTAGGGACGTTCAAGAAACGCTCGTAGTGGCCCAGATCAAGGTCAGTTTCCGCTCCATCTTCAGTAACATAACATTCGCCATGCTCATACGGATTCAATGTTCCTGGGTCAATGTTAATGTAAGGATCGAATTTTTGAATGGTCACTTTGTAGCCACGTGCCTGGAGAAGTTTAGCAAGGGAGGCTGCAATAATACCTTTCCCTAACGACGAAGTAACGCCGCCCGTAACAAAAATATATTTAGTCATAACAATTAAAGGATTTTCAATTTTATGTGGTCAAAACGACCAATAATAGTTGCTCTATGTACGGGATACAAAGATAGCAAATTTTTATTCAATATTATAATTGAAGATCGACTGAATAAATAAATTAAAAATAGATGTTGCCCTGATTATCGATTGTAACCTTTAAATTGGACTGCGATTTTGACTTAATCTCAATGCGATAGAACTTATTGGCATTGGAAAAGACAAGGTGATAATGCTTGCTGATATGAATGATTTCAGGATATAATTTGCTCAATTCATCAAGAGATGTTGCATAGCGCTTATTCGCATTCCCGTAAATCTGTTGCAGGTAAAAAATATTCCAAGCTGTTTTTTCTAAGTCTAAAAATTGGTCATCTATGGAATGTTTACTATCCTGATCTACAAATTTGATATGTCCCCATCGTTCGGGATAATGCATATTGATCAGACCGATGGGCGACCATACCCAGTTTTCTTCCGCGAGTGTCTTGCCAGTATTATCCTTTCTTTTGATATAACCTTTTCCATTGACATCATAGTGCCATTGTACGCGGGAGAAATTTATCTTCCACACTTCATTTGCCTTGATTTGATTTCCTTCACCAAAGTATTTTAGACTTTTGACCGGAATCTTCATTTCGACGGTCCAAAAATTATCTTTATCGGTTGGGTTATTTATTGTTCCAGCATGGTAGACAGCACTCTGGATATCTTTGGTGTCCCAGTTTAAATTAGCTTTTCCACCGAAACGATAAGGTTTGGTCATCAGAAGGTCCATGATGGTGTTCAGTGCATTGACTTCGATTTCAATATATTCCGGAGATTGGAGATTGGGTTTTAAAAATACCTCAAAATCATTGTCATGATAAATAATGGTGTCTTTCTGTCTGAGATAGCCATTGATATGAGGTTCTTCCAGTTTAGCAAAGAGGTAGAGGTTTTCATTGTCCCAAAGCATTTTAATACGCGTGTCAAATGATGGGGTAGGTTTACTCGTGCCTTCGATATCTTTGAATGCGTTTGTCCATGGTGCTTTTTCCCAGGATATTTCGTCATCTTTACCGTCAATTTTAATAGGAGTTTGAGCTTTTTGGACATAGTAAGTCTCGGGCTTAGACTGTAATTGGAGAAAATCACCTACATTTCGCTGTGCAAAAGTGGTCATCGTCTGTAAAGTAAGAGCAAGTATAAAAAAAACAGTTTTCATCAAAATATTGTATGTCTATTAGCCGCCAAGAAATTTCTATGAGTGCAATCCTTACACTGTTTATCTAAAGTTTTAGCCTCCCGCTGATTTTTACACAGGGGAGATTGGCAGCGCTAAAAGTAAGTAAAATGTTTTAGCTAGACAAAGAGGTGTGATTCTTTTTGAGAAATGAGGTTCAATTGTCTTAATTTTATTACACGGGTTCTGATATTCCTATTCAAGTGATCGGGGAGGGAGCATATTTGTTTCAGGAAAAGCAGTGTTTGAGGGGATAGGAAATAAAAAAAGGCTTTGAAATTCATCAAAGCCTTTTTTTATGCCGAGGTAGTCGTAATTAGATTCTTTTCGATTTAATACGAGCAGCTTTACCAGTAAGGCCACGTAAATAGAATAATTTAGCGCGACGAACTTTACCGTAGCTGTTTACTACAATTTTTTCAATGTTTGGTGAGTTTACAGGGAAAATACGTTCAACACCTACACCGTTAGAGATTTTACGAACGGTAAAAGTAGCGTTAGCACCTTCGCTGTTTAATTGGATTACTACACCTTGGTACACCTGCACACGCTCTTTATTTCCTTCGCGAATTTTATAATGAACGCTGATGGTATCTCCGGCTTTGAAAGCGGGAATTTCATTTCTTACTACCGCTTGTTCTTCTACAAATTTTACTAAATCCATGATTTCGAGTAATTATTAACGATTTATATCCTGTAAAAATCGGAATGCAATATTACGACTTATTTTTTGAATATGAAAATACTTTTTGAAAAAACTATCGACCGACAGTCAAATCGGATGCAAAGATATGAAAATGAAATGGATAATCTAAAGTTATTTTAAATATTCCTATATAATACCAATCGACCGCGTTTTTGACCTCGATAATGGGGGGTTAAAATGTAACTGATAAAAATATTGTGCAATTAATCAGTGGTTTAGTGTGAAAAATGAGTTTAGGTCTTGACAAATTGAAAAATTGATTCGATATTTGTGCCACACAAAACAAAGGTGATACCTTTTCGGGGTGTAGCGTAGCCCGGTATCGCGCCACATTTGGGATGTGGAGGTCGTAGGTTCGAATCCTGCCACCCCGACTAAAAAGCTCTAACGAAAGTTAGGGCTTTTTTTGTTTCCAGGCAGGATGAGAGCCTGTGACCTCCTTCTTCCTATTTCTCTTCTTGGCTCCATTATTGTATCAATTCTTTGCCGATAGCGAGCAAAGGAGTCGGGTATCGTGGAAACGAGATGGATTTTTTCCTGGTAATTTACCTAATGTGGCCGGAATTTTTTAGTTTTGGCTATCTAATTAGTGAAAGATTAAACTATTGTCTCCTCGGCAAAGGAAAGGTTGGAAAAACTCAGAAATACGAACAAACAATGATATTGAAAGAAAGAATCGGCGACAATTACCTGAAATACCTGTTTACCGGGGTACTTTCAGCTTTGCTGGTTACGGGGTATGCGCAGGAAGTGGAAAAACAGCAGAAAGAAAAGGGACAACAGAATCAAAAAGGTATTGAAGGGCAAGTTCAAACAATGGATTCCATCGATGTTGTACGCGACTACCGACCGATGCTGGCCGATGCCGTCAAGGTGCGCCGGAGCCCGAATATGAAGCTTATCGACCGCGACGCGATCGAGACGGAACTGCGCCAGATCGCCACCAGCACCTATTTGGCACAACAAAAATACAAACAGGCATATTACCATGAGTTGATGAAACGTCATCCGGACGCTTCGCAAAGCAATATCGACAATTACCGCATTAGCTATCTGGCCTATGGGGCCGGCGAATACAAAAGAGCGAGCGGTATGATGGAATCAATGAAACCTTCGGATGCCTTTTATCAAGGAGCGATCATGACCTTGGGCCATATAGCCCTGGAAACGGGCGACAAGCAGGCGGCACGTAATGCCTTTGTCAAAGCGACGAAACTGGATCTCGATCGACAAGTGAAAGCCGATGCACTATTTAACTACGCCAAAGTCCTTCTTGCCATGGACTCCACCCAAGCCGCACAAAAAGTCCTCGAGAAATATATCGCCCAGGAAGATAAACCTGCTGATCCGGGGGCAAAAAAACAGGAAAGTCCGGAATCACTATCAGCTGAAATCTTGCGTGGGACGACCAACTTTCATGCTGGGGTCAGCCTACTGGAGTCGCTGAAGAAGCGAGGTCGGGAGGTCGATGCGATCTATCAAAAGGTAACCTATTACCGCGGACTGGAATTTTATAACGAGCGTGCTTTCGAAAATAGCATTTCCATGTTTATGCGTTCGGAAAAATTCCCGATCAATGCAGAAATGGCAGCCCTGGCTACCTATTGGAAAGCGGAAGCGATGTATGAAGTGCGCAAATTCGGGGAGGCCGTGGAAAATTTCTCCCATTTTCTGAGCTTATCCGCTGCAAGAGACAACGAGGTCTATAATTATGCTAATTATGGGCTGGCTTATGCTGCTTACCGAAATAACCGTTTCGCGCTGGCGGCCGATTATTTTGAGCGTTTTCTGAAGGCTGGAGGAAGTACAGTGGATGAAAATATACGGTATGACGTGATCGCACGTCTGGGCGATTCGTATCTGTGCCTGCGCGATTACGGCCGGGCCAATAGCTACTATGACAAACTGATCAACGGCAAAGCGCCTAATCAGGACTATGCCTACTTCCAGCGCGGTGTGATCTTTGGCCTACAGGGCGACAATGAAACCAAGCTTAGCACCTTGCGATCCGTTCTGAAACAATTTCCATCGTCCAACTATGCCGATGACGCGGCCTTTGAGATCCCTTACACCTATTTCACGATGGGCGATTATGAGAACGCGCTCAAAGGACTGCAAGGGATGATCGAGAAGTATCCGCGGAGCAGCTATGTCCCGCGTGCACTGATGACTATTGGACTCGTGCAGTACAATAATGATGAACCCGAACCGGCCAAAGCCACCTTCCAACAGGTGGTGGAGAAATATGCTCGAACTGCGGAGGCCGAACAGGCAATGCGTTTCATTGAAAACATCTACCTCGACCAGGGCGATGCCACAAGCTATATCCGCTATGCGATCGGTTCCAATGTCGGTAATTTGAGCCCTGCAGAGCAGGATGACCAGGCTTTCCAAGCAGCACAATCCCTCTTTGCTAGAGGAGAATACGGAGCAGCTGTGGAAGCGATCAACGCCTATTTTGATAAATTTCCGAAACCCAAACAAGAAAAATATGCACGTTACATCCGTGGGGTGAGTTCGTACAAGACCGGGCATCCGCAGGAAGCGCTGCACGATCTGAATATCATCCTGAACGACTGGACGAGTAAGTATACGGAGAATACCTTGCTGACGGTGGCTGCACTGTATCTGGAACTAAAGGAATACAACGAGGCTATTGTGCACCTCAAAAAATTGGAGCTAAATTCCGAATACAAGAAAAACTATGGCTACGCAGTAACCAACCTGATGATCTGTTATTTCGAACTCGGCGATATGGAGCAGATGGCCAAATATGTACAGTTTATAAAGGATTACGATGGTGCAACAGAGGAGGAAATTGCTAAGGCACACTTATATAGTGGCAGGGCCTTTCTGAAAGAAAAGAATATAGCGTCGGCCATGAAAGAACTCAATCTGGCTGCTCTGAAGAGCCAAACGGCGGTAGGTGCAGAGGCACGATACCGTGTGGGACAACTGCAGTATGATAACAAGGAATACGATAAAGCCCAAGAAACAGCTTTTGATGTGATCAACAACAGGGAAACCCAAGAATATTGGGTGGCCAAGAGCTTCGTATTGCTTGCAGATACCTATGCGCGTAAAGGCAATGCTTTCCAGGCGAAGAGTACGTTGAAAAGTGTGATTGAAAATTATGAAAAAGACGATGATATCGTCCCATCAGCAAAAGAGCGTTTACAGAAATTGAACAATAAGTAATAGCAATTTTTTGGCGATTGAAAAAGTGCCGTATCAAAATAGCTATTTTGATACGGCACTTTTTGTTTAATCCTAACAGTCAATAAAATCGAAGATCAAGACATTATAGCAGTTTTATTTCGAGAAAAAAGCATATACTGACTTTAGGTAGCAAATGCCAGAAGGACGAGCTTCCCATTAGGGGAAGCTAATTTCGTTCTATTTCCTGCATGACTAACGACGGTTCAGATAAATATTTTCTTAATTTCCTGATCGGTAAGTAGGTGAACAAAATCGATAATACACCTGCGAGCAGCGCATCTAAAATAGCCATTGCAGTCGCATTTAACTTGTAATGTGTAGATAGATTATGTTGTGCCAGTAGGAGACATAGGAATACCAATATACCCGTTACGAAGCCATGGATAATACACAGCTTCGTAATAAATTTATTCCTGTTCAGTTCACTGTCTACTGTTAATGCGATCGACTCCTGTTCTATGGCTGCGATCACCCGCTTGATAATATCCATTGTAAGAACAACAGGCAAAAATATTGCCATCGGTAGTGTCAGTCGAGCCAAACTTTGTGGGCCAGCAAAAAAGTGCGTATATCCCAGCTCCTGAAAGCTGGCGTAGGCAACTAGGAAATTGAAGAATACATTTGGCAGGATATAATAAATTGCGCGCTTCCTTAAAAAGCGCTTGAGCGTTGTTTTTTTTATTTTCTTTGATTCCGTAAACTTCGTCATGTGGAGTGCTATAGGGACAAGGTCATGATTGCGATCGCCTTATCTTTTATTTTAATCGCTTCTTCTTTTGGTAAAAAATCTTCATTGGACATAAACGTAAAATCCATTTGTTGATTGAACGTCGTTGCAACCAAGGTATTTGAATTCAACCAGGGGAAAGCCACTGTTGGACTGTATATGGTCTCCAGAACGAAGTTGTTGTACTTGTTTGGAATCTGGAGCTTACCCATATTGGATAGCGTGATGTCATGTCCTCCTGGGCTCGATTTTAACATAGAAATCATGCGCTCCACTAGCGGGTGCATCTGTTCCCCCATCCAGAGTAGCTCACCGGCTTGCATCTTTTCTATTTTTTGTGTGAGCGCCGTTTTGATATCTTTTGCAGTATCCACGACATTATCATTCCCCTTTTTTAGAGAAAGCTCCACCGTTGGTGCAAAAGCAAACATGTGGTCTTGTTTGATTTCTGGAATAAAGTGCCGGATATCAACAGGACTGATCACTTTATTTTTTGCAGCTTTACGTTGCACCTCCCGAAAAGCTTGCATAAATGCCGTGCATAGGAGTGCATGAACAGAAATGCTTTGGTCTTTACAGCTCTGGGTTATGGCAGCCGTTGTTTCTGCATCCAGTTTCCAGTGTATCGCATAGTTTTTTCCTAAATTTCTTTTTCTGCTCTTTCGTTGCAGGAAAAAGAAAAATCTTGCCAATAGCAAATAGAACTTGGCTTTGCGTGATTTTTTTTGAAGCTCAAAGCCCTGCGGCAGGAATTCATTAACCGATTCAAAGAGCTGGTAGGGCTCGAGTTCCCTATCGGGGTTATCCAATAGGCAAAGTAGCTCCCGCATCAATGTGACAATAGTGGTTCCATCACAGACACAATGTGGCAATACCCAAAGCAGTTCCGAAACGGAGTTACCTTTGATCCATACCAATTGGGCTAGCGGCTTATTATCCGCTTTAAAAGGGCGATACCATTCCCGTTCCGACTCCGTCAGCCAATCCATATCCGTTTGACGTTGGATAATATGGAGTGGAATAGATTCCATATCCTCTTTGACAGCAAACCGGGGCTGTTGCGCATCCTCTATGCAGATAGCCGATCGGAGCAATGGATGTTTTTGCTGAATTTTGGTGAGGGCATTCCGAAGATGTTCTTCGGCGATCTCCCCGTTGATCTTTGCAGC
The window above is part of the Sphingobacterium sp. ML3W genome. Proteins encoded here:
- a CDS encoding tetratricopeptide repeat protein; the encoded protein is MILKERIGDNYLKYLFTGVLSALLVTGYAQEVEKQQKEKGQQNQKGIEGQVQTMDSIDVVRDYRPMLADAVKVRRSPNMKLIDRDAIETELRQIATSTYLAQQKYKQAYYHELMKRHPDASQSNIDNYRISYLAYGAGEYKRASGMMESMKPSDAFYQGAIMTLGHIALETGDKQAARNAFVKATKLDLDRQVKADALFNYAKVLLAMDSTQAAQKVLEKYIAQEDKPADPGAKKQESPESLSAEILRGTTNFHAGVSLLESLKKRGREVDAIYQKVTYYRGLEFYNERAFENSISMFMRSEKFPINAEMAALATYWKAEAMYEVRKFGEAVENFSHFLSLSAARDNEVYNYANYGLAYAAYRNNRFALAADYFERFLKAGGSTVDENIRYDVIARLGDSYLCLRDYGRANSYYDKLINGKAPNQDYAYFQRGVIFGLQGDNETKLSTLRSVLKQFPSSNYADDAAFEIPYTYFTMGDYENALKGLQGMIEKYPRSSYVPRALMTIGLVQYNNDEPEPAKATFQQVVEKYARTAEAEQAMRFIENIYLDQGDATSYIRYAIGSNVGNLSPAEQDDQAFQAAQSLFARGEYGAAVEAINAYFDKFPKPKQEKYARYIRGVSSYKTGHPQEALHDLNIILNDWTSKYTENTLLTVAALYLELKEYNEAIVHLKKLELNSEYKKNYGYAVTNLMICYFELGDMEQMAKYVQFIKDYDGATEEEIAKAHLYSGRAFLKEKNIASAMKELNLAALKSQTAVGAEARYRVGQLQYDNKEYDKAQETAFDVINNRETQEYWVAKSFVLLADTYARKGNAFQAKSTLKSVIENYEKDDDIVPSAKERLQKLNNK
- a CDS encoding condensation domain-containing protein, which produces MIERKLMMVERIMYVDTETPLNCVFAAKINGEIAEEHLRNALTKIQQKHPLLRSAICIEDAQQPRFAVKEDMESIPLHIIQRQTDMDWLTESEREWYRPFKADNKPLAQLVWIKGNSVSELLWVLPHCVCDGTTIVTLMRELLCLLDNPDRELEPYQLFESVNEFLPQGFELQKKSRKAKFYLLLARFFFFLQRKSRKRNLGKNYAIHWKLDAETTAAITQSCKDQSISVHALLCTAFMQAFREVQRKAAKNKVISPVDIRHFIPEIKQDHMFAFAPTVELSLKKGNDNVVDTAKDIKTALTQKIEKMQAGELLWMGEQMHPLVERMISMLKSSPGGHDITLSNMGKLQIPNKYNNFVLETIYSPTVAFPWLNSNTLVATTFNQQMDFTFMSNEDFLPKEEAIKIKDKAIAIMTLSL